The proteins below are encoded in one region of Saccopteryx leptura isolate mSacLep1 chromosome 1, mSacLep1_pri_phased_curated, whole genome shotgun sequence:
- the LOC136387985 gene encoding basic salivary proline-rich protein 4-like codes for MKAFRTNSFVSPEDRSPPPQEQQVLAALSPSPRGQVPAPQEQQVLVALSPSPRGQAPPPQEQQVLAALSPSPRGQVHPPRSSRCWWHSPPAPEDRLPPPGAAGAGGTLPQPQRTGSPPRSSRSWRHSPPAPEDRSPPPGAAGAGGTLPQPQRTGPPPQEQQVLAALSPSPRGQVPPQEQQVLAALFPSPRGQVHPQEQQVLAALSPSPRGQAPPPRSSRSSRCWRHSPPAPEDRFTPRGAAGAGGTLPQPQRTGSPPPQEQQVLAALSPSPRGQAPPPGAAGTGGTLPQPQRTGPPPQEQQVLAALSPSPRGQVPPPQEQQVLAALSPSPRGQVPPQEQQVLAALSPSPRGQVPAPQEQQVLAALFPSPRGQVHPQEQQVLAALSPSPRGQAPPPPQEQQEQQVLAALSPSPRGQVPPQEQQVLAALSPSPRGQARPPGAAGAGGTLPQPQRNTYGD; via the exons ATGAAAGCTTTCAGAACAAACAGCTTTGTCTCCCCAGAGgacaggtccccccccccccaggagcagcaggtgctggcggcactctcccccagccccagaggaCAGGTCCCCGCCCCCCAGGAGCAGCAGGTGCTGGTGGcactctcccccagccccagaggacaggctccccccccccaggagcagcaggtgctggcggcactctcccccagccccagaggaCAGGTTCACCCCCCGAGGAGCAGCAGGTGCTGGTGGcactctcccccagccccagaggacaggctcccccccccaggagcagcaggtgctggcggcactctcccccagccccagaggaCAGGCTCCCCCCCCAGGAGCAGCAGGTCCTGGCGGcactctcccccagccccagaggacaggtccccccccccaggagcagcaggtgctggcggcactctcccccagccccagaggacaggtccccccccccaggagcagcaggtgctggcggcactctcccccagccccagaggaCAGGTTCCCCCCCAGGAGCAGCAGGTGCTGGCGGCACTCTTCCCCAGCCCCAGAGGACAGGTTCACCCCCAGGAGCAGCAGGTGCTGGCGGcactctcccccagccccagaggacaggctcccccccccaggagcagcag gagcagcaggtgctggcggcactctcccccagccccagaggaCAGGTTCACCCCCCGAGGAGCAGCAGGTGCTGGTGGcactctcccccagccccagaggacaggctccccccccccccaggagcagcAGGTCCTGGCGGcactctcccccagccccagaggaCAGGCTCCCCCCCCAGGAGCAGCAGGTACTGGCGGcactctcccccagccccagaggacaggtccccccccccaggagcagcaggtgctggcggcactctcccccagccccagaggacaggtcccccccccccaggagcagcaggtgctggcggcactctcccccagccccagaggaCAGGTTCCCCCCCAGGAGCAGCAGGTGCTGGCGGcactctcccccagccccagaggaCAGGTCCCCGCCCCCCAGGAGCAGCAGGTGCTGGCGGCACTCTTCCCCAGCCCCAGAGGACAGGTTCACCCCCAGGAGCAGCAGGTGCTGGCGGcactctcccccagccccagaggacaggctcccccccccccccaggagcagcag gagcagcaggtgctggcggcactctcccccagccccagaggaCAGGTCCCCCCCCAGGAGCAGCAGGTGCTGGCGGCACTCTCCCCCAGTCCCAGAGGACAGGCCCGCCCCCCAGGAGCAGCAGGTGCTGGCGGcactctcccccagccccagaggaACACATATGGAGACTGA